The following are encoded together in the Deinococcus soli (ex Cha et al. 2016) genome:
- a CDS encoding NYN domain-containing protein: MQYVVHRPRVGVFIDTQNLYHSARDLMERTVNFETILKSATEDRELVHAISYTVERENEATARPFIYKLSTLGFKVRRMNLTLHHVTDGGKAIYEGNWDMGIVADMVRLMDHLDIVVLGSGDGDFTDIVEVLQERGKRVEVIAFREHTAQKLVDAADRFTHLPDIDGGLMPARQTRAATPKTED, from the coding sequence ATGCAATACGTAGTGCACCGCCCCCGCGTCGGGGTGTTCATCGACACGCAGAATCTCTACCACTCGGCCCGCGACCTGATGGAACGCACCGTGAACTTCGAGACGATCCTGAAGAGCGCCACCGAGGACCGCGAACTCGTGCACGCCATCAGCTACACCGTGGAACGCGAGAACGAGGCCACCGCCCGCCCGTTCATCTACAAGCTGTCCACCCTGGGCTTCAAGGTGCGGCGCATGAACCTCACGCTGCACCACGTCACGGACGGCGGCAAGGCCATCTACGAAGGCAACTGGGACATGGGCATCGTGGCCGACATGGTGCGCCTGATGGACCACCTCGACATCGTGGTGCTCGGCAGCGGCGACGGGGACTTCACCGACATCGTGGAGGTGCTGCAGGAGCGCGGCAAGCGCGTGGAGGTCATCGCGTTCCGTGAGCACACCGCGCAGAAACTCGTGGACGCCGCCGACCGCTTCACGCACCTGCCCGACATCGACGGGGGCCTGATGCCCGCCCGCCAGACCCGCGCCGCCACTCCGAAAACCGAGGACTAA
- the queA gene encoding tRNA preQ1(34) S-adenosylmethionine ribosyltransferase-isomerase QueA has translation MTDATPHAGADAVLHRLNFHLPEDRVAQTGAEPRDASRLMIVGEAIEHRVFRDLPAFLRAGDLLVFNQSKVIPARVMARKPVDAHGHGGGSVEVMLLRAEERPELGRHVWSAYLKPARRAGNELWLGGLAHEGGHRAQVVGELEDGARLLRFDHDILPHLDDIGRLPLPPYIDAGDSDETWRERYQTVYAREPGSVAAPTAGLHFTPELLVRLAELGVQTAHVTLHVGAGTFRPISGSVADHVMHAERWHVTPDTAQAINAARAEGRRVIAVGTTTVRTLESAWDGTQVQPGEDDTQIFITPGRPVNVPDLLITNLHLPGSTLLLLVAAFAGEDRIRAAYDAALNGEYRFYSLGDAMLLTNVRGEPEAGSSPE, from the coding sequence ATGACCGACGCCACGCCGCACGCCGGGGCGGACGCCGTCCTGCACCGCCTGAACTTCCACCTGCCCGAGGACCGCGTCGCGCAGACCGGTGCGGAACCCCGCGACGCCTCGCGCCTGATGATCGTGGGCGAAGCAATCGAGCACCGCGTGTTCCGCGACCTGCCGGCGTTCCTGCGCGCGGGTGACCTGCTGGTGTTCAACCAGAGCAAGGTCATCCCCGCGCGCGTCATGGCCCGCAAACCCGTGGACGCCCACGGGCACGGCGGCGGCAGCGTGGAGGTCATGCTGCTGCGCGCCGAGGAAAGGCCGGAACTGGGCCGTCACGTCTGGAGCGCGTACCTGAAACCCGCCCGCCGCGCCGGGAACGAGCTGTGGCTGGGCGGCCTGGCGCACGAGGGCGGGCACCGCGCCCAGGTCGTCGGGGAACTGGAGGACGGCGCGCGGCTGCTGCGCTTCGACCACGACATCCTGCCGCACCTGGACGACATCGGACGCCTGCCCCTCCCGCCGTACATCGACGCGGGCGACAGTGACGAGACGTGGCGCGAACGCTACCAGACCGTGTACGCCCGCGAGCCCGGCAGCGTCGCCGCGCCCACCGCCGGACTGCACTTCACACCCGAACTGCTGGTCCGGCTGGCCGAACTGGGCGTGCAGACCGCACACGTCACCCTGCATGTCGGCGCGGGTACCTTCCGGCCCATCAGCGGCAGCGTCGCCGACCACGTCATGCACGCCGAACGCTGGCACGTCACCCCCGACACGGCGCAGGCCATCAATGCCGCCCGCGCCGAGGGCCGCCGCGTCATCGCCGTCGGCACCACCACCGTCCGCACGCTGGAAAGCGCCTGGGACGGCACGCAGGTGCAGCCCGGCGAGGACGACACGCAGATCTTCATCACCCCCGGCCGTCCCGTCAACGTGCCGGACCTGCTCATCACGAACCTGCACCTGCCGGGCAGCACCCTCCTGCTGCTCGTCGCCGCGTTCGCCGGGGAGGACCGCATCCGCGCCGCGTACGACGCCGCCCTGAACGGCGAGTACCGCTTCTACTCGCTGGGCGACGCGATGCTGCTGACCAACGTGCGCGGGGAGCCGGAGGCGGGCAGCAGTCCGGAGTGA
- a CDS encoding BTAD domain-containing putative transcriptional regulator yields MTLHWRDLTSARRTRLPAVRGAVARPRLLSALDARVLLVTAPAGYGKTTALAEAAAARPGPVAWLTLDSDDADPLVLAASLSLAVQALPGGARPGDALGTGASPRRVAGLVADVLDDCGALLVLDEAQSLSGTPGADLLAELLAPGEGRVALLSRTALDLPDLTRLEVSGDAARLSAAELAFTPAEIAALFAAQGLTLSGAEIRAAHAATEGWPIAVRFLTQAAAQGRVTLADLADLEGGDAPLGTLFTYLAQEVLGPLDPALRGLLTRSSVFEELIPALLEDALNEPRSRTLLETLAGSGTFLTRAGEDTYRAHPLLRAHLRGLLPPAEAREIAGRGAAFFERTGRLRRALAAHLLAGNVARAATLLAGRGGAWLAQGRVTLVDRSLARLPRSDWMPTLHALAGDALRLASRYDEARAEYALAEPLERALGEVRLALDTVQPEQAWSPLDAAAALIGEDRQAELRRLRAENLLNAGQLAEAVALEPELRGGARYALRSGDLDAALARALALADGETGGARAAQNHREGLLLASFLHAARGEVQDAGACARRGLSEGERLESPFVQSLALARLGHAQQAAGDFAAARESYDAALRQAQPVTGRLRVEPLMGLAALAGRAGDVDRAQALTAEARGQTGGDSYMAGLLILTSALGLAQGPQAAQAVPGLQEAAALFQACGDAFGQAAAALALFALDAGPADQAAGAVAAYPFLLGLPSLLAPVATRAGRAALLARLGEAHPGARPALTGAARLLGYAVVPDPADTPGFEVRVQVLGRVAVTREDGRVREWGRAKARDLLALLAVHPAGLPREAAQEALFPDADPGVGERNFRVTLHALGQVLEEGARSGVFLERGDWLRLRPGADLHVDLAAAWARLEQAAGTPGRLDALLGLPPALADVDLEDVAREAERYAAALPEALAAEADVALALARPDRAALAAGRALSLDPAHEPAARALMRAQHALGRGAAAGRVYVALTAALADLGLKPLPETQVLWQALSGARS; encoded by the coding sequence GTGACCCTTCACTGGCGGGACCTGACGTCCGCGCGGCGGACGCGGCTGCCTGCGGTGCGTGGCGCGGTGGCCCGTCCGCGCCTGCTCTCCGCGCTGGACGCCCGCGTGCTGCTGGTGACCGCACCGGCCGGGTACGGCAAGACGACGGCGCTGGCCGAAGCTGCCGCCGCGCGCCCGGGGCCGGTGGCGTGGCTGACGCTGGACAGTGACGACGCAGACCCGCTGGTCCTGGCCGCCAGCCTGTCGCTGGCGGTGCAGGCCCTGCCGGGTGGAGCGCGGCCCGGGGACGCGCTGGGCACGGGGGCGTCCCCGCGGCGGGTGGCGGGACTGGTGGCGGACGTGCTGGACGACTGCGGGGCGCTGCTGGTGCTGGACGAGGCGCAGAGCCTGTCCGGGACGCCAGGGGCGGACCTGCTCGCCGAACTGCTCGCGCCCGGCGAGGGCCGCGTGGCGCTGCTGTCGCGCACGGCGCTGGACCTGCCGGACCTGACGCGGCTGGAGGTCTCCGGGGACGCGGCGCGCCTGTCGGCGGCGGAGCTGGCGTTCACACCGGCCGAGATCGCCGCGCTGTTCGCGGCGCAGGGCCTGACCCTGTCGGGCGCGGAGATCCGCGCAGCGCACGCCGCGACCGAGGGCTGGCCGATCGCAGTGCGGTTCCTGACGCAGGCGGCGGCGCAGGGCCGCGTGACCCTGGCGGACCTCGCCGACCTGGAAGGCGGGGACGCGCCGCTGGGGACGCTGTTCACGTACCTCGCGCAGGAGGTGCTGGGACCGCTCGATCCGGCGCTGCGGGGCCTCCTGACGCGCAGCAGTGTGTTCGAGGAGCTGATCCCGGCGCTGCTGGAGGACGCGCTGAACGAGCCGCGCTCGCGGACGCTGCTGGAGACGCTGGCAGGCAGCGGCACGTTCCTGACCCGCGCCGGCGAGGACACGTACCGGGCGCATCCGCTGCTGCGCGCGCACCTGCGCGGCCTGCTGCCCCCGGCGGAGGCGCGGGAGATCGCGGGGCGCGGCGCGGCGTTCTTCGAGCGGACCGGGCGGCTGCGCCGCGCGCTGGCCGCGCACCTGCTGGCGGGGAACGTCGCGCGCGCGGCGACCCTGCTGGCCGGGCGGGGCGGCGCATGGCTGGCGCAGGGGCGGGTGACGCTGGTGGACCGCAGCCTCGCCCGGCTGCCGCGCTCGGACTGGATGCCCACCCTGCACGCCCTGGCCGGGGACGCGCTGAGGCTGGCGAGCCGTTACGACGAGGCCCGCGCCGAGTACGCCCTGGCGGAACCGCTGGAGCGCGCGCTGGGCGAGGTGCGACTTGCCCTGGACACCGTGCAGCCCGAGCAGGCCTGGAGCCCCCTGGACGCTGCGGCGGCGCTGATCGGCGAGGACCGGCAGGCCGAACTGCGCCGCCTGCGGGCCGAGAACCTGCTGAATGCCGGCCAGCTGGCCGAGGCGGTGGCACTGGAACCCGAACTGCGGGGTGGGGCGCGCTACGCGCTGCGCTCCGGGGATCTGGACGCGGCGCTGGCCCGGGCGCTGGCCCTGGCGGACGGCGAGACGGGCGGCGCGCGGGCCGCGCAGAACCACCGTGAGGGCCTGCTGCTGGCCAGTTTCCTGCACGCGGCGCGCGGCGAGGTTCAGGACGCCGGGGCGTGCGCCCGCCGGGGCCTGAGTGAGGGCGAGCGGCTGGAGAGTCCGTTCGTGCAGTCACTCGCCCTGGCGCGGCTGGGGCACGCGCAGCAGGCGGCGGGGGACTTCGCGGCGGCCCGCGAGAGTTACGACGCGGCGCTGCGGCAGGCGCAGCCGGTCACGGGGCGCCTGCGGGTCGAGCCGCTGATGGGCCTCGCGGCGCTGGCAGGCCGGGCGGGGGACGTGGACCGCGCGCAGGCCCTGACCGCCGAGGCGCGCGGGCAGACCGGCGGGGACAGTTACATGGCGGGGTTGCTGATCCTGACGTCCGCGCTGGGACTGGCGCAGGGCCCGCAGGCGGCGCAGGCCGTCCCGGGGTTGCAGGAGGCCGCCGCGCTGTTTCAGGCGTGCGGGGACGCCTTCGGGCAGGCGGCCGCGGCCCTGGCGCTGTTCGCGCTGGACGCCGGGCCCGCCGATCAGGCTGCGGGGGCGGTGGCGGCGTATCCGTTCCTGCTGGGGCTTCCCTCCCTGCTCGCGCCGGTGGCGACCCGCGCGGGCCGCGCGGCACTGCTGGCCCGGCTGGGCGAGGCGCACCCCGGCGCGCGCCCGGCGCTGACGGGAGCCGCCCGCCTCCTGGGGTACGCGGTCGTGCCGGACCCGGCCGACACCCCGGGGTTCGAGGTTCGCGTGCAGGTGCTGGGCCGCGTGGCCGTCACGCGTGAGGACGGCCGGGTACGCGAGTGGGGCCGCGCGAAGGCCCGGGACCTGCTGGCCCTGCTGGCCGTCCACCCGGCCGGCCTGCCGCGCGAGGCGGCGCAGGAGGCGCTGTTCCCCGACGCGGACCCGGGCGTGGGTGAGCGGAATTTCCGCGTGACCCTGCACGCCCTGGGGCAGGTGCTGGAGGAGGGTGCGCGCAGCGGCGTGTTCCTGGAACGCGGGGACTGGCTGCGCCTGCGGCCGGGCGCGGACCTGCACGTCGATCTGGCGGCCGCCTGGGCGCGGCTGGAGCAGGCGGCGGGCACCCCGGGCCGCCTGGACGCCCTGCTGGGGCTGCCCCCCGCGCTGGCGGACGTGGATCTGGAAGACGTGGCCCGCGAGGCCGAACGCTACGCGGCGGCCCTGCCCGAGGCGCTGGCGGCCGAGGCCGACGTGGCCCTGGCGCTGGCTCGCCCGGACCGGGCCGCGCTGGCCGCCGGGCGCGCCCTGAGCCTCGACCCGGCGCACGAACCGGCGGCGCGGGCGCTGATGCGCGCGCAGCACGCGCTGGGGCGCGGCGCGGCGGCCGGGCGGGTGTACGTGGCCCTCACGGCGGCGCTGGCGGACCTGGGCCTGAAACCCCTGCCGGAGACGCAGGTGCTCTGGCAGGCGCTGTCCGGCGCGCGGTCCTGA
- a CDS encoding aminopeptidase, translating into MTSDVQSEALAQARAAYDAVKAKGLKLNMQRGQPADADFDLSNGLLTALGETDTHLDGLDLRNYPGGVAGLPSARAMFGAYLDLKPENVIVWNNASLELQCYVLTFALLHGPRGGQPWAGQTPKMIVTTPGYDRHFLLLQTLGFELLTVDMQPDGPDVDAIERLAAADAGVKGVLFVPTYSNPGGETISADKARRLAGVKAAAPDFTIFADDAYRAHHLFPDAAGQDTPVNFVTLARDAGYPDRAFVFASTSKITFAGAGLGFVGSSEDNIRWLSKFLNAQSIGPNKVEQARHVKFLQAYPGGLEGLMNDHAALIAPKFRAVDEVLRQELGDSGEFATWTSPRGGYFISLDTAAPVASRVVQLADEAGVSLTPAGATYPGGQDPHDRNIRLAPTRPPVEEVYEAMRAVATCVRLATEEYRAAQR; encoded by the coding sequence ATGACGAGTGACGTGCAGAGTGAGGCCCTGGCGCAGGCGCGCGCGGCGTACGACGCGGTGAAAGCGAAGGGTCTGAAGCTGAACATGCAGCGCGGCCAGCCCGCCGACGCGGACTTCGACCTGAGTAACGGCCTGCTGACCGCGCTGGGTGAAACGGACACGCACCTGGACGGCCTGGACCTGCGCAACTACCCCGGTGGCGTGGCGGGCCTGCCGTCCGCGCGGGCGATGTTCGGCGCGTACCTGGACCTGAAGCCCGAAAACGTGATCGTGTGGAACAACGCCAGCCTGGAACTCCAGTGCTACGTGCTGACGTTCGCGCTGCTGCACGGTCCGCGCGGCGGGCAGCCCTGGGCGGGTCAGACACCGAAGATGATCGTCACGACGCCCGGCTACGACCGGCACTTCCTGCTGCTGCAGACGCTGGGCTTCGAGCTGCTGACCGTGGACATGCAGCCCGACGGCCCGGACGTGGACGCCATCGAGCGGCTGGCCGCAGCAGACGCGGGCGTGAAGGGCGTGCTGTTCGTGCCCACGTACTCGAACCCCGGCGGGGAGACGATCAGCGCCGACAAGGCCCGCCGGCTGGCCGGGGTGAAGGCGGCCGCGCCGGACTTCACGATCTTCGCGGACGACGCGTACCGCGCCCACCACCTCTTCCCCGACGCGGCGGGGCAGGACACGCCGGTGAACTTCGTGACGCTCGCGCGGGACGCCGGGTACCCGGACCGGGCGTTCGTGTTCGCCAGCACCAGCAAGATCACCTTCGCGGGCGCGGGGCTGGGCTTCGTGGGCAGCAGCGAGGACAACATCCGCTGGCTGTCGAAGTTCCTGAACGCGCAGAGCATCGGCCCGAACAAGGTCGAGCAGGCCCGGCACGTGAAGTTCCTCCAGGCATACCCCGGCGGGCTGGAGGGCCTGATGAATGACCACGCGGCCCTGATTGCCCCGAAGTTCCGCGCGGTGGACGAGGTGCTGCGCCAGGAGCTGGGGGACAGCGGCGAATTCGCCACCTGGACCAGCCCGCGCGGCGGGTACTTCATCAGCCTGGACACGGCGGCACCTGTCGCCTCTCGCGTGGTGCAGCTGGCTGACGAGGCGGGCGTGAGCCTCACCCCGGCGGGCGCCACGTACCCCGGCGGGCAGGACCCGCATGACCGCAACATCCGCCTCGCGCCGACCCGCCCGCCGGTCGAGGAGGTCTACGAGGCGATGCGTGCCGTGGCGACCTGCGTCCGGCTGGCCACCGAGGAGTACCGCGCCGCCCAGCGCTGA
- a CDS encoding 3-hydroxybutyrate dehydrogenase: MTQDTQKQGMEGRAALVTGGTSGIGLAIAQRLAQDGLRVAVLDLDRPQAREVAQAHGLTFIGADLSRRADCRRAVDETVAALGGLDVLVNNAGFQHIDPIAAFPEDTWDAMLHVMLTAPFLLSKYAWPHLTRSGQGRIVNVASIHGHVASPFKSAYISAKHGLIGLTRTAALEAGEQGLTVNAICPGYVRTPLVEGQIADQARTRGLTEQEVEQKVMLEPAAIKRLLNPEDIAALASYVVSPAAWGMTGAVLDLDLGWTAR; the protein is encoded by the coding sequence ATGACGCAGGACACCCAGAAGCAGGGCATGGAAGGCAGGGCCGCGCTCGTCACGGGCGGCACGAGCGGCATCGGGCTGGCGATCGCGCAGCGGCTCGCGCAGGACGGGCTGCGGGTGGCGGTGCTGGACCTGGACCGCCCGCAGGCGCGCGAGGTGGCGCAGGCGCACGGCCTCACGTTCATCGGGGCGGATCTGTCACGCCGGGCGGACTGCCGCCGCGCGGTGGATGAAACGGTGGCGGCGCTGGGTGGGCTGGACGTACTCGTGAACAACGCGGGCTTTCAGCACATCGACCCCATTGCCGCCTTCCCGGAGGACACCTGGGACGCGATGCTGCACGTGATGTTGACTGCGCCGTTCCTGCTGAGCAAGTACGCGTGGCCGCACCTGACGCGCTCGGGGCAGGGCCGGATCGTGAACGTGGCGAGCATTCACGGGCACGTGGCCAGCCCCTTCAAGAGTGCGTACATCAGCGCGAAGCACGGCCTGATCGGCCTGACCCGCACGGCGGCGCTGGAGGCCGGGGAGCAGGGCCTGACCGTGAACGCCATCTGCCCCGGGTACGTGCGCACGCCGCTGGTCGAGGGTCAGATTGCCGATCAGGCCCGCACGCGCGGCCTGACCGAGCAGGAGGTCGAGCAGAAGGTCATGCTGGAACCCGCCGCGATCAAGCGCCTGCTGAACCCGGAGGACATCGCCGCGCTGGCCAGCTACGTGGTCAGCCCGGCGGCGTGGGGCATGACGGGCGCGGTGCTGGACCTGGACCTGGGCTGGACCGCCCGGTAA
- a CDS encoding M3 family metallopeptidase — MTATQPEATGVSNPLLNVGFRIPFDQIRPEHAEAAVDTLLAQTQAKLEDLARSGERGFANFMADLDTLTEQLDTVNTIVHHLDSVNSSPEWHAAKMAILPKTSEFYTKLSLHPGLWAALKAFAATPEAAALDPVRARHLKLTIDEFRREGADLQGEEQARLLALNTRLAEVTSQFSKNVLDETAAFEMYVPTERLVGVPQRVQDATRRDAESKGQGGHRLTLHAPVLVPVLTYADDRELRRDLWLANSRVGQQEGRDNRPLIREILKLRREKAQLLGFRDFADYVLQDRMAGSGTRALAFERDLDARTRPAFERENDELRAFHREQVGAEAPELDAWDVSYWAEKQRQAKYDFDEEALRPYFPMDGVLAGLFEITRHVFGITVAQSEAPGWHPEVRYYTIHDEAGTHVASFYTDWFPRDSKRAGAWMNAFITGGPREHGVEPHLGLMCGNMTPPDGDTPALLSIREVETVFHEFGHLLHHALSRVEVRSLSGTSVPWDFVELPSQIMENWVMERGALDLFARHYQTGETIPQELFDRMIAARNYRAANAAMRQYSFGLTDLSLHVEFDPEGDADHVTYARDLMATFNPTPLPEHYAMIAAFNHLFSSPVGYGAGYYSYKWAEVLDADAFSRFAQEGIFNRETGRAFVDSVLSRGNSADPAELYREFMGRDPDADALLRRSGLL; from the coding sequence ATGACTGCAACCCAACCTGAGGCGACCGGCGTCAGCAACCCGCTGCTGAACGTCGGCTTCCGCATCCCCTTCGACCAGATCCGCCCCGAGCACGCCGAGGCCGCCGTGGACACCCTCCTGGCGCAGACGCAGGCGAAACTCGAGGACCTTGCCCGCAGCGGCGAGCGCGGCTTTGCCAACTTCATGGCGGACCTGGACACCCTGACCGAGCAGCTGGACACGGTGAACACCATCGTGCACCATCTCGACAGCGTGAACAGCAGCCCCGAATGGCACGCCGCGAAGATGGCGATCCTGCCCAAGACCAGCGAGTTCTACACCAAACTCAGCCTGCACCCTGGCCTGTGGGCGGCGCTGAAGGCCTTCGCCGCCACGCCCGAGGCCGCCGCGCTCGACCCCGTGCGCGCCCGGCACCTGAAACTCACCATCGACGAGTTCCGCCGCGAGGGCGCCGACCTGCAGGGCGAGGAGCAGGCGCGCCTGCTGGCCCTGAACACCCGCCTCGCCGAGGTGACCAGCCAGTTCAGCAAGAACGTCCTGGATGAGACGGCCGCCTTCGAAATGTACGTCCCCACCGAACGGCTGGTGGGCGTGCCGCAGCGCGTGCAGGACGCCACCCGCCGCGACGCGGAGAGCAAGGGCCAAGGCGGGCACCGCCTGACCCTGCACGCCCCGGTCCTCGTGCCCGTCCTGACGTACGCCGACGACCGCGAGCTGCGCCGCGACCTGTGGCTCGCGAACAGCCGCGTGGGCCAGCAGGAGGGCCGCGACAACCGCCCCCTGATCCGCGAGATTCTCAAGCTCCGCCGCGAGAAGGCCCAGCTCCTGGGCTTCAGGGACTTCGCCGACTACGTGCTGCAAGACCGCATGGCGGGCAGCGGCACGCGCGCCCTGGCCTTCGAACGCGATCTGGACGCCCGCACCCGCCCCGCCTTCGAACGCGAGAACGACGAACTGCGTGCCTTCCACCGCGAGCAGGTCGGCGCCGAAGCCCCCGAACTGGACGCCTGGGACGTCTCGTACTGGGCCGAGAAGCAGCGGCAGGCCAAGTACGACTTCGACGAGGAAGCCCTGCGCCCCTACTTCCCCATGGACGGCGTCCTGGCGGGCCTGTTCGAGATCACCCGCCACGTGTTCGGCATCACCGTCGCCCAGAGCGAGGCCCCCGGCTGGCACCCCGAGGTGCGCTACTACACCATCCACGACGAGGCTGGCACGCACGTCGCGAGCTTCTACACCGACTGGTTCCCCCGCGACAGCAAACGCGCCGGGGCCTGGATGAACGCCTTCATCACCGGCGGCCCCCGCGAGCACGGCGTTGAGCCGCACCTGGGCCTGATGTGCGGCAACATGACCCCCCCCGACGGCGACACCCCCGCCCTGCTGTCCATCCGTGAAGTCGAGACCGTCTTCCACGAGTTCGGGCACCTGCTGCACCACGCCCTGAGCCGCGTGGAGGTCCGCAGCCTGAGCGGCACCAGCGTTCCGTGGGACTTCGTGGAACTGCCCAGCCAGATCATGGAGAACTGGGTCATGGAACGCGGCGCGCTCGACCTGTTCGCCCGCCACTACCAGACCGGCGAGACCATCCCCCAGGAGCTGTTCGACCGCATGATCGCCGCGCGCAACTACCGCGCCGCGAACGCCGCCATGCGCCAGTACTCCTTCGGCCTGACCGACCTGAGCCTGCACGTCGAATTCGACCCTGAAGGCGACGCCGACCACGTCACGTACGCCCGTGACCTGATGGCCACCTTCAACCCCACCCCGCTGCCCGAGCACTACGCGATGATCGCCGCGTTCAACCACCTGTTCAGCAGCCCCGTCGGCTACGGCGCCGGGTACTACAGCTACAAGTGGGCCGAGGTGCTCGACGCCGACGCGTTTAGCCGCTTCGCGCAGGAAGGCATCTTCAACCGCGAGACGGGCCGCGCCTTCGTGGACAGCGTCCTGAGCCGCGGCAACAGCGCCGACCCCGCCGAGCTGTACCGCGAGTTCATGGGCCGCGACCCCGACGCGGACGCCCTGCTGCGCCGCAGCGGCCTGCTGTAA
- a CDS encoding CAP domain-containing protein, which yields MQTAQRTLGALAALVALGLPATAQSSAEGQLVARLNQVRAQGVTCPGSGQRPVAGSLTFTPALAAAARQQAGYMSATGRITHTGANGSTPRVRAASTGVNAVSVTEIVFMGGSQNPESAIRWWLQSPVHCFWMNEGRYTHVGAAVVQGSRGTAYVMVLSSQPR from the coding sequence ATGCAGACCGCCCAGCGCACGCTGGGAGCCCTGGCGGCCCTGGTGGCCCTGGGACTTCCCGCCACGGCCCAGTCCTCCGCCGAGGGTCAACTCGTCGCGCGCCTCAATCAGGTGCGTGCCCAGGGCGTCACCTGCCCCGGCAGCGGCCAGCGGCCCGTCGCGGGCAGCCTGACCTTCACGCCCGCCCTGGCCGCCGCCGCCCGCCAGCAGGCCGGATACATGAGCGCCACCGGCCGCATCACCCACACCGGCGCCAACGGCAGCACCCCCCGCGTGCGCGCCGCCAGCACCGGCGTGAACGCCGTCAGCGTCACCGAGATCGTCTTCATGGGCGGCAGCCAGAACCCGGAAAGCGCGATCCGCTGGTGGCTTCAATCCCCCGTGCACTGCTTCTGGATGAACGAGGGCCGCTACACCCACGTCGGCGCCGCCGTCGTCCAGGGTTCGCGCGGCACCGCGTACGTGATGGTCCTCAGCAGCCAACCCCGGTAA